Proteins encoded together in one Desulfovibrio sp. UCD-KL4C window:
- a CDS encoding (Fe-S)-binding protein: MAVSKNCVQCGKCLEVCPLFKVTGREELTPRAKFFLESLDPSAGLSEKDFKSLASMCLSCGRCEKNCPQHMSGPDLVSTLRSESKKFTQTCWDLWLSKPGFIWPLAAALSKFTPETLLEPVGSLKKRMEALFKKSPAPWVKLTPDIKFDERRVILFKGCVGTYARQDWVLKAEHLMDGAGLVRAGEPNFKCCGSSYGSAGLLSKQNSVRKANISEWKRLDFPLIIIFCTTCLKGLKEYSLSDFDGDEDSYNLWLSSLVPLSSLLLDADVKILENSPLQVVYHKPCHAPEPDYDQALVEAVVGDKLMPVKKDICCGFGGIMQLGAPDLSKQVGDYCINELTKSISPGAQILTGCSACVIQLTTLAKADFFTGHWLDILE, from the coding sequence ATGGCTGTCTCTAAAAACTGCGTTCAATGCGGTAAATGTCTTGAAGTCTGCCCTCTTTTTAAGGTCACAGGAAGAGAAGAGCTGACACCGCGCGCAAAATTTTTTTTGGAAAGTCTGGACCCATCTGCAGGGTTAAGCGAAAAAGATTTTAAATCTTTGGCCTCTATGTGTCTTTCGTGTGGACGGTGTGAAAAGAACTGTCCGCAGCATATGTCAGGACCTGATTTAGTATCGACATTAAGGTCCGAATCTAAAAAATTTACTCAGACCTGCTGGGATTTATGGCTTTCAAAACCCGGATTTATTTGGCCCCTAGCGGCGGCTTTATCAAAATTTACTCCAGAGACTTTGCTTGAACCTGTAGGGTCTTTAAAAAAAAGAATGGAAGCTCTTTTTAAAAAGAGCCCCGCTCCTTGGGTAAAGCTTACACCTGATATTAAATTTGATGAAAGAAGAGTTATTCTGTTTAAAGGCTGTGTAGGCACTTATGCTCGTCAGGATTGGGTGCTTAAGGCAGAACATCTGATGGACGGGGCTGGGCTGGTCAGGGCTGGAGAACCAAATTTTAAATGCTGTGGGTCCTCCTACGGAAGTGCAGGACTACTGAGTAAGCAAAATTCCGTAAGAAAAGCCAATATTAGTGAATGGAAGAGGCTTGATTTTCCGCTCATAATCATTTTCTGTACTACCTGCCTGAAAGGGCTTAAAGAATATTCTTTATCAGACTTCGACGGAGATGAAGATTCCTACAACCTCTGGCTGTCGAGCCTTGTTCCATTGTCCTCTTTGCTGCTTGATGCGGACGTTAAAATTCTAGAGAACAGTCCGTTGCAGGTTGTTTATCATAAACCATGTCATGCCCCCGAGCCTGATTATGATCAGGCCTTGGTTGAAGCTGTTGTGGGTGATAAACTTATGCCTGTTAAAAAGGATATCTGCTGCGGATTCGGTGGGATTATGCAGCTAGGTGCGCCTGATCTTTCTAAGCAGGTTGGAGATTACTGTATAAATGAACTGACAAAGTCAATATCGCCAGGTGCGCAGATTTTGACTGGATGCTCCGCCTGCGTTATTCAACTAACAACTTTAGCAAAAGCTGATTTTTTTACAGGCCATTGGCTTGATATTTTAGAATA
- a CDS encoding FAD-linked oxidase C-terminal domain-containing protein, whose protein sequence is MKSYPEKLSRSQRKFLKELFPDSESGFLDGELFSCGVDASRKYAKPLALVKPHSVEQISELLVWAQKERMPVYPRARATNKVGGCVPVKNGIVISMLSMGSILEINSSDFVAVVQPGVITADLQRSVEKQGLFYPPDPASFKISTIGGNISTCAGGMRAVKYGVTRDYVLGLEAVIPGGEIIHTGGRTHKNVVGLDLTRLFVGSAGSLGLITKATLKLLPLPAASASVLIGFENLAGCLKGAEAVFDCGILPTAMELMDKNTLKALEMHSDVPWPVGTGGVLLLKIDGSHESVVADLKQIEKALLSASTTFLEKGSGDDQERLWELRRVISPAAFNLAPDKQGEDVAVPRGKVAQAIESYHKIGTQLGVVVLCFGHLGDGNIHVSVMYDKSVPGQSENALKAKRAIFSKTLALGGTLSGEHGIGLTKADYVGMQLGNAELNLMHGIKNVFDPLNIMNPGKAV, encoded by the coding sequence ATGAAATCTTACCCTGAAAAATTATCCAGATCACAGCGCAAATTTTTAAAAGAACTTTTTCCTGACAGCGAAAGCGGTTTTTTAGATGGAGAACTTTTTTCGTGCGGCGTCGACGCTAGTCGTAAATACGCTAAACCATTAGCTCTTGTTAAACCGCATTCCGTCGAACAGATCTCCGAATTATTGGTTTGGGCGCAGAAAGAGCGCATGCCTGTTTACCCGCGTGCAAGGGCCACTAATAAGGTTGGCGGTTGTGTTCCGGTTAAGAATGGTATTGTTATCTCTATGCTGAGTATGGGGTCTATTTTAGAGATAAATTCTAGTGATTTTGTGGCAGTAGTCCAGCCCGGTGTAATTACGGCTGATTTACAGCGCAGTGTTGAAAAACAGGGACTATTTTATCCACCTGATCCTGCAAGTTTTAAAATTTCAACTATCGGTGGAAACATTTCCACCTGTGCCGGAGGAATGAGGGCCGTTAAATACGGTGTAACCCGTGATTATGTGCTCGGTCTTGAAGCTGTAATTCCTGGCGGGGAAATTATTCATACGGGCGGACGAACTCATAAAAATGTTGTAGGTCTCGACCTTACGAGACTTTTTGTCGGTTCTGCAGGATCACTCGGCTTGATTACTAAGGCTACTTTGAAATTGCTCCCTCTTCCCGCTGCCTCCGCTTCTGTTCTTATCGGGTTCGAAAATTTAGCAGGGTGTCTGAAAGGAGCTGAGGCTGTTTTCGATTGCGGAATTTTGCCTACAGCTATGGAGCTTATGGACAAGAATACGCTTAAAGCTTTGGAAATGCATTCGGATGTTCCGTGGCCTGTCGGTACCGGAGGAGTGTTGCTTCTTAAAATTGATGGATCTCATGAGTCCGTAGTAGCAGATCTGAAACAGATAGAAAAAGCACTATTATCAGCCTCCACAACTTTTCTTGAAAAGGGGAGCGGAGACGATCAGGAACGATTATGGGAGTTACGTAGGGTTATCAGTCCTGCCGCATTTAATCTTGCTCCGGATAAGCAAGGTGAGGATGTTGCTGTCCCTCGTGGTAAAGTAGCTCAGGCTATTGAAAGTTATCATAAAATTGGAACTCAACTAGGTGTTGTGGTCTTGTGTTTCGGCCATCTCGGTGATGGAAATATTCACGTAAGCGTAATGTATGACAAGTCTGTACCTGGTCAATCTGAGAACGCGCTGAAAGCCAAAAGAGCAATTTTCAGCAAAACGTTGGCTCTTGGCGGAACATTATCAGGAGAGCATGGCATCGGTTTAACGAAAGCTGACTATGTTGGAATGCAACTTGGCAATGCTGAATTAAATTTAATGCACGGCATCAAAAATGTTTTTGATCCGCTTAATATTATGAATCCGGGGAAGGCTGTATAA